In one Alphaproteobacteria bacterium SS10 genomic region, the following are encoded:
- a CDS encoding MFS transporter, with amino-acid sequence MGVFAAALRGETKPAVLRRGSIIALISFLTLIDLFGSQALLPRLVDAYGVDPGTMGFAVNASTFGMAIAGLFVAWFADRIDRRRGIWVSLALLSIPTFLLGITQDVTMFGILRVLQGMCMATAFTLTLTYLSEQCDITAASMAMAAYITGNVGSNLFGRLMAVSFADGFGIAGSFFAFAALNLLGAIIAMLVIGVKSKEPPSRGGSPLDAWKGHMAVPSLRASFGLGFIILFAFVGVFTYVNFELVGPTLDLHPDYLGVVYFVFLPALFTTPLASPIAKAFGPRKVFWLSCLVSIIGLALTLVPNLAAVLAGLALIGMGLFFAQAAATAFVGRAATSNHAAANGLYLTSYYIGGLVGAFALGQIYDGLAWEGVVAVILASLVVAMLLAVKMKQAET; translated from the coding sequence ATGGGTGTGTTCGCAGCCGCCTTGCGCGGTGAAACCAAACCAGCAGTGCTACGCCGGGGCAGCATTATTGCCCTGATCAGTTTTTTGACCCTGATCGACCTGTTTGGCTCGCAGGCGCTGTTGCCGAGATTGGTTGATGCCTATGGCGTTGATCCGGGTACGATGGGGTTCGCGGTGAACGCCTCCACCTTTGGGATGGCGATTGCGGGCTTGTTCGTTGCTTGGTTTGCTGACCGGATTGATCGACGGCGCGGGATTTGGGTCAGCCTGGCGCTGCTCTCAATCCCCACCTTCCTGCTGGGCATTACCCAGGATGTGACCATGTTCGGCATTTTGCGCGTGCTGCAGGGGATGTGCATGGCGACGGCGTTTACCCTGACGCTCACTTACCTGTCTGAGCAGTGCGATATCACCGCCGCCAGCATGGCCATGGCCGCCTATATCACCGGTAATGTGGGCAGCAACTTATTCGGGCGTTTGATGGCGGTCAGCTTCGCCGATGGATTTGGCATCGCTGGCAGCTTCTTTGCCTTTGCCGCTCTGAACCTTTTGGGCGCGATCATCGCCATGCTGGTCATCGGCGTTAAGTCAAAGGAGCCGCCAAGCCGGGGCGGCTCACCACTAGATGCTTGGAAAGGGCATATGGCCGTGCCTAGCCTGCGGGCAAGCTTTGGCCTCGGCTTTATCATCCTGTTCGCCTTTGTCGGCGTGTTTACTTATGTGAATTTTGAGTTGGTTGGCCCGACGCTGGACTTACACCCCGACTATCTGGGCGTGGTCTATTTCGTCTTCCTGCCTGCCTTGTTCACGACACCGCTTGCCTCACCCATCGCCAAGGCCTTTGGGCCGCGCAAGGTCTTCTGGCTGTCCTGCCTTGTCTCAATAATCGGCCTGGCCCTGACACTGGTGCCGAACTTGGCAGCCGTGCTAGCCGGGCTGGCACTGATCGGCATGGGCTTATTCTTTGCCCAGGCCGCCGCAACAGCCTTCGTCGGGCGTGCGGCCACCAGCAACCACGCCGCCGCTAACGGCCTCTATCTCACCAGCTACTATATCGGTGGGTTGGTTGGCGCGTTTGCCCTGGGCCAGATTTATGACGGCCTTGCCTGGGAAGGTGTGGTCGCCGTGATCCTGGCTAGCCTAGTGGTGGCGATGTTGCTCGCGGTTAAGATGAAGCAGGCGGAAACTTAA